One stretch of Niallia sp. XMNu-256 DNA includes these proteins:
- the dtd gene encoding D-aminoacyl-tRNA deacylase — protein sequence MRIVVQRSKKASVTVNDQVVGEIDKGLVLLVGVTHDDTEEDAAFLADKIVNLRIFEDENEKMNHSLLDVGGSILSVSQFTLYGDCRKGRRPNFMGAAKPEQARNLYDTFNKLLREKNVHVETGEFGAMMDVSLINDGPVTLIIESK from the coding sequence ATGCGTATTGTTGTTCAAAGGAGTAAAAAAGCGAGTGTTACTGTAAATGATCAAGTCGTCGGTGAGATCGACAAGGGACTTGTTTTATTAGTTGGGGTTACCCATGATGACACTGAAGAGGATGCTGCTTTTCTAGCGGATAAAATTGTTAATTTACGAATATTTGAGGATGAGAATGAGAAGATGAATCATTCCTTACTTGACGTCGGAGGCAGTATCCTTTCAGTCTCGCAGTTTACTTTATATGGAGATTGTCGTAAAGGCAGAAGACCCAATTTTATGGGGGCAGCAAAGCCGGAACAAGCCCGAAATCTCTATGATACCTTTAATAAACTGTTAAGAGAAAAGAATGTACATGTAGAAACAGGTGAATTTGGGGCAATGATGGATGTTTCCCTAATTAATGATGGTCCTGTTACCTTAATTATAGAGAGTAAATAA